The following are from one region of the Acidobacteriota bacterium genome:
- a CDS encoding acyltransferase — protein MSILISAKSILPRRMPELDTLRGIAVLLVLFFHGFHLTPIHAAHPSAVTRLFLLVTAGGWSGVRLFFALSGFLITGILLDARSSPRYYADFYYRRALRILPAYYLILIVLAVVSYLGIADRRVGWPFLGLSAIYLANMTAFFGVVSQYSVLWSLAVEEQFYLLWPGVVRLFTQRGLLVVCAVLLIGCPSLRAYYYLHGYEAGAGYTWLVADSLAGGAVLAILVRGSLRSPKELGFVAIGVGIAAVAIFMAGIPYGIYLSRTMAGNVVRQTFLNLFFTTLVAAALALGSTRYGYLFRIRWLKFFGDISYGLYLIHMLTFDMVDHFGRRVVPWAYSTAQEFPTVVVRFLVGSGLSIALAYLSRWYFEERFLELRDRAKSTPPVAIPTVEEQPAAS, from the coding sequence GTGAGCATTTTGATTTCCGCGAAGAGCATTCTCCCGCGCCGAATGCCGGAATTGGACACACTGCGCGGAATTGCGGTGTTGCTGGTCCTTTTCTTTCACGGCTTCCATCTCACTCCGATTCATGCCGCGCATCCTTCCGCTGTGACACGTTTGTTCTTGCTGGTGACAGCGGGAGGCTGGTCGGGAGTACGTCTCTTTTTTGCGCTTTCCGGTTTCCTGATCACAGGAATCCTGCTAGATGCGCGCAGCTCGCCGCGCTATTACGCGGATTTCTACTACCGTCGCGCCCTCCGGATTCTGCCTGCCTACTACCTGATCTTGATTGTGCTGGCAGTGGTGAGTTACCTCGGAATTGCAGATCGTCGGGTCGGCTGGCCTTTTCTGGGACTCAGCGCAATCTACCTGGCAAACATGACGGCGTTTTTTGGCGTGGTTTCGCAATACTCCGTGCTCTGGTCCCTGGCGGTTGAAGAACAGTTTTACTTGTTGTGGCCGGGAGTGGTGCGCCTTTTCACGCAGCGAGGGTTGCTGGTCGTATGCGCGGTACTGCTGATCGGTTGTCCATCGCTGCGCGCCTATTACTACCTGCACGGATACGAAGCTGGGGCGGGATATACGTGGCTGGTTGCGGATTCTCTTGCCGGAGGAGCGGTGCTCGCGATCCTGGTTCGCGGATCGCTTCGTTCGCCGAAAGAGCTCGGATTCGTAGCCATCGGCGTGGGCATTGCAGCCGTTGCCATCTTCATGGCTGGAATTCCCTATGGCATCTATCTGTCGCGCACCATGGCGGGAAATGTCGTTCGACAGACTTTCCTGAACTTATTTTTCACGACTCTGGTCGCCGCTGCGCTTGCGCTCGGATCGACCCGATACGGCTACCTTTTCAGAATTCGGTGGCTGAAATTCTTTGGGGACATCAGCTACGGACTCTATCTGATCCACATGCTGACCTTCGATATGGTCGATCATTTTGGGCGACGAGTGGTGCCATGGGCCTACAGCACTGCACAGGAATTCCCCACCGTCGTGGTCCGGTTCCTGGTGGGAAGCGGGCTTTCCATCGCCCTCGCCTATTTGTCTCGCTGGTACTTTGAGGAACGTTTTCTGGAATTGCGCGACAGGGCAAAATCGACTCCGCCGGTTGCCATCCCTACAGTCGAAGAGCAACCGGCAGCTTCGTAG
- a CDS encoding tetratricopeptide repeat protein — translation MNRVSSASVTAAIFLALLCPLEIIAQKAGGGTSVPPASGNPQKLFTAGETALRENKLEEAERNFRAVLALDPGAAGAYANLGVVQMRRKQWPAAIAMLRKAEKLAPNVAGIRLNIGLAYYRQNDFLSAIPPFESVVKQLPDSYQARYLLGLCYFFNDRWADTIDALEPLWGQASSQVYYLYVLAHAAEQAHNPALVERAQSRLVEVGQDTPQYRLILGKAHYNRGEYDDALRELEAAVLADPKLPFVHFNLGLTYVRKQDYERAHAEFKKDLEIDPDVAFTYEQLGSLESTLRQDDEASNNYRRAVKLDPRLASAHMGLAKIEERRKNYPAALAELDQVIRLDTANASARYLRGQVLLRVGREKEGREELAAATKMMNQQRTARQKELEGERAPSPELAREPE, via the coding sequence ATGAATCGAGTGTCAAGCGCGAGCGTTACGGCAGCTATTTTTCTGGCGCTTCTCTGTCCGCTAGAGATCATTGCACAGAAGGCAGGAGGAGGAACAAGTGTTCCTCCGGCTTCGGGTAACCCGCAGAAATTGTTTACCGCCGGCGAAACTGCATTGCGCGAAAACAAGTTGGAGGAAGCGGAACGTAATTTTCGCGCTGTACTCGCGCTCGACCCAGGGGCTGCGGGCGCCTATGCCAACCTCGGCGTGGTTCAGATGCGACGCAAGCAATGGCCGGCGGCAATCGCGATGCTGCGCAAAGCGGAGAAACTGGCGCCGAACGTTGCCGGCATCCGTCTCAACATCGGGCTGGCGTACTACCGGCAAAACGATTTTTTGTCGGCGATCCCGCCCTTCGAAAGCGTTGTGAAGCAGCTTCCGGATTCTTACCAGGCACGGTATCTGCTGGGGTTGTGCTACTTCTTCAATGATCGTTGGGCGGATACCATTGACGCGCTCGAACCGCTGTGGGGACAAGCGTCGAGTCAGGTCTATTACCTTTATGTGCTCGCGCACGCCGCCGAACAAGCGCACAACCCGGCTTTGGTGGAAAGAGCGCAGAGCCGGTTGGTCGAAGTCGGACAAGATACGCCACAATATCGCCTGATCCTCGGCAAAGCGCATTACAACCGCGGCGAATACGACGATGCGCTGCGGGAACTGGAAGCGGCAGTGCTTGCCGATCCCAAACTTCCGTTCGTGCATTTCAACCTGGGCTTAACCTATGTCCGAAAACAGGACTACGAAAGGGCCCACGCGGAATTCAAGAAAGATCTGGAAATCGATCCGGACGTTGCCTTTACGTATGAGCAGTTGGGGAGCCTGGAATCCACATTGCGGCAGGACGACGAAGCGTCAAACAATTACCGGCGCGCGGTCAAACTGGATCCGCGGTTAGCCAGCGCGCACATGGGATTGGCAAAGATCGAAGAGCGCCGCAAGAATTATCCAGCAGCACTTGCGGAACTGGACCAGGTAATCCGGCTCGACACGGCCAATGCGAGTGCCCGCTATTTGCGAGGACAGGTTCTGCTTCGCGTAGGACGTGAGAAGGAAGGACGTGAGGAGCTGGCGGCCGCTACGAAAATGATGAACCAGCAACGCACCGCGAGGCAAAAGGAATTGGAAGGGGAACGGGCGCCGAGTCCGGAGTTGGCGAGAGAGCCGGAATAG
- a CDS encoding sugar ABC transporter substrate-binding protein gives MKKLRFLLSLHTSHNDFQIAQASSAEQIARKLGIDLEIVYANSDAVTQSTQILNAIQGRTEFRPDAIILEPVSNIALPQAAGAAAAAGIGWAVLNRTPDYIAQLRLKGTAAVFAVGMDNVEIGRIQGRQFAALLPKGGTVLYLEGPSRSSSAQKRSAGMLETKPSNIQVVTLKGDWTEESARRAVQSWLKLATSQNQAIDLIGAQDDTMAMGSRRAFQEIVDLKEQQRWLKLPFTGCDGQPATGQAWVRDGFLTATIYIPPFAGQAIEILANAVKTGKQPPAQATTTSYSIPPLDELERRKS, from the coding sequence ATGAAAAAACTCAGATTCCTGTTATCGCTTCATACCAGCCATAACGATTTCCAGATCGCCCAGGCATCTTCGGCTGAGCAGATTGCGCGCAAGTTGGGCATCGATTTGGAAATCGTCTACGCCAATAGCGATGCCGTGACCCAGAGCACGCAGATTCTGAATGCCATTCAGGGCCGGACCGAGTTCAGGCCGGATGCCATCATCCTCGAGCCCGTGAGCAACATCGCATTGCCGCAGGCTGCGGGTGCTGCAGCCGCGGCCGGCATTGGTTGGGCAGTTTTGAATCGCACGCCCGACTACATCGCGCAACTGCGGTTAAAAGGCACCGCCGCAGTGTTCGCCGTTGGCATGGACAACGTCGAGATCGGCCGCATTCAAGGCCGGCAATTTGCGGCGCTGCTGCCCAAAGGGGGAACAGTCCTGTATTTAGAAGGGCCTTCCCGGAGTTCCTCCGCGCAGAAACGAAGCGCGGGGATGCTGGAAACGAAACCTTCTAATATCCAGGTTGTAACGCTGAAGGGTGACTGGACCGAGGAAAGCGCCCGGCGGGCGGTACAGTCATGGCTGAAACTTGCTACCTCGCAAAATCAAGCCATCGATCTCATCGGTGCGCAGGATGACACGATGGCAATGGGGTCCCGCAGGGCTTTTCAGGAAATCGTTGACCTGAAAGAGCAACAACGCTGGTTGAAGTTGCCCTTCACAGGTTGCGACGGCCAGCCTGCGACGGGTCAGGCCTGGGTGCGCGACGGATTCCTCACGGCGACGATCTACATTCCTCCCTTCGCCGGGCAGGCCATTGAAATTCTTGCGAACGCCGTCAAGACTGGAAAGCAGCCCCCGGCCCAAGCCACGACGACGTCGTACTCCATTCCGCCTCTGGACGAATTGGAGCGGCGCAAATCTTAG
- a CDS encoding YifB family Mg chelatase-like AAA ATPase, with product MLYKTISAAVYGIDASIIDVEVDVSNIKTKEDYFHTVGLPDAAVRESRDRVRAALKNCGYDIPATNITINLAPADIRKEGSGFDLPMALGILGAYGGLNKKEITDALFVGELSLDGGLRGIRGTLPIAIEARDRKIRRLIVPEVNAREAAMVTGLEVYPVKSLLDVIHYINSGNGIARLQVDGDQLLSEAQQFHVDFKEVRGQQTAKRALEIACSGGHNILMIGPPGSGKTMLAKRIPTILPPLSFEEALETTKIHSVAGVLDPRAGLVGMRPFRAPHHTISDAGLIGGGMIPRPGEVSLAHNGVLFLDELPEFPRNVLEVMRQPLEDGTVCIARAAMSLTFPARFMLAAAMNPCPCGFHNDRTHECHCTPPMIQRYISKISGPLLDRIDIHIDIPAVNYKEMRSTNEPENSARILERVIRARQIQLTRFTAGREKRYCNAQMSPRQIRAFCDLSQDCERLLERAMTQQGLSARAHDRILKVARTIADLEGVPNIEPKHIAEAIQYRTLDRTFWA from the coding sequence ATGCTTTACAAAACCATCAGTGCCGCCGTGTACGGCATTGACGCCAGCATTATCGACGTGGAAGTGGATGTTTCCAACATAAAAACGAAAGAAGACTATTTCCATACCGTCGGCTTGCCCGACGCAGCAGTCCGCGAGAGTCGTGACCGCGTCCGTGCGGCTCTAAAAAACTGCGGCTACGACATTCCGGCCACCAACATAACAATCAACCTCGCGCCTGCCGATATACGAAAGGAGGGTTCCGGTTTTGATCTTCCCATGGCACTCGGCATCCTCGGCGCCTATGGTGGGCTCAACAAGAAGGAGATCACCGATGCTTTGTTCGTTGGCGAACTCTCTCTCGACGGGGGGCTGCGCGGAATTCGCGGCACCTTGCCCATCGCAATTGAAGCGCGAGACCGGAAGATCAGGCGATTGATTGTCCCGGAAGTCAACGCTCGCGAAGCCGCAATGGTCACGGGGCTGGAAGTCTATCCAGTCAAATCGTTGCTCGATGTGATCCACTACATCAACTCCGGCAACGGCATCGCCCGACTGCAGGTCGATGGCGACCAACTACTGAGCGAAGCGCAACAGTTCCACGTGGACTTCAAGGAAGTCCGTGGCCAGCAGACTGCCAAGCGCGCGCTGGAGATTGCCTGCTCCGGCGGACACAACATCCTGATGATCGGCCCTCCCGGCTCCGGGAAAACGATGCTCGCCAAGCGCATTCCCACGATTCTTCCGCCGCTGAGTTTCGAAGAAGCCCTGGAGACCACCAAGATTCACAGCGTCGCTGGAGTGCTCGATCCACGCGCCGGGCTGGTCGGCATGCGTCCCTTCCGCGCGCCGCATCACACCATCTCGGACGCCGGACTGATTGGTGGTGGAATGATTCCACGTCCCGGCGAAGTCTCGCTTGCGCACAATGGCGTACTCTTTCTCGACGAGCTCCCGGAATTTCCTCGCAATGTGCTCGAAGTGATGCGCCAGCCGCTCGAAGACGGCACTGTCTGCATCGCTCGCGCTGCCATGTCGTTGACCTTCCCAGCGCGCTTCATGCTGGCGGCCGCTATGAATCCCTGTCCCTGCGGATTTCACAATGACCGCACCCACGAATGCCATTGCACCCCGCCTATGATTCAACGCTATATTTCGAAAATCTCGGGCCCGTTGCTCGACCGTATCGACATCCACATCGATATCCCTGCAGTGAATTACAAAGAAATGCGTAGTACGAATGAACCGGAAAATTCCGCGCGGATCCTGGAACGTGTCATCCGGGCGCGGCAAATCCAACTCACGCGTTTCACTGCCGGACGCGAGAAACGCTACTGCAACGCCCAGATGTCACCCCGGCAGATTCGCGCTTTCTGCGACTTATCCCAGGATTGCGAACGCCTGCTCGAACGCGCCATGACCCAGCAGGGACTCAGTGCCCGGGCGCACGATCGTATCCTCAAAGTTGCCCGCACCATCGCCGATCTCGAAGGCGTCCCCAACATCGAACCAAAGCACATCGCCGAAGCCATTCAGTACCGAACCCTCGATCGCACGTTCTGGGCCTAG
- a CDS encoding DUF4259 domain-containing protein, producing MAAWGSGTFDNEDAQEWLKQLAQLTAGDLTTLLSRADRSDYLEAPESSVIVAAAEAIAALQGAPAEAAPRAIVEWVNNNNAQPQADVSALAIRAVQRVRTDSELKDLWLEADGLNEWSASLRNLEARLAR from the coding sequence ATGGCCGCGTGGGGCTCCGGTACGTTCGATAACGAGGATGCACAGGAATGGTTGAAGCAGCTTGCTCAGCTGACAGCAGGGGATCTGACGACTCTGCTGTCCCGTGCGGACAGAAGCGACTACCTCGAAGCCCCCGAAAGTAGCGTCATCGTGGCCGCGGCTGAAGCGATTGCCGCGCTGCAAGGCGCGCCGGCAGAGGCGGCACCGCGCGCGATCGTGGAGTGGGTGAACAACAACAACGCCCAACCGCAGGCCGACGTCAGCGCACTTGCGATCCGGGCGGTCCAAAGGGTAAGGACGGATTCCGAACTCAAAGATTTGTGGCTCGAAGCCGACGGCCTGAACGAGTGGAGCGCCAGCCTTCGCAATCTGGAGGCAAGACTGGCGAGGTGA
- a CDS encoding 2-isopropylmalate synthase — MNHPELIYDWNTLYPKSIHPPGPVLLNDETLRDGLQSPSVRDPSIEQKITILHLMEGLGINSLDLGLPGAGPRAVEHVTALAREIVSHKMTIKANCAARTHENDIRPIAEIVQKTGLPIEAATFIGSSPIRRYTEGWTDDFLLQTTEKAIRYAVSLGLEVMYVTEDTTRCDPQMIKRLYSAAINNGARAIVLCDTAGHATPMGTLALVKFVMEEVVKPSGEKIRVDWHGHCDRGLATANSIAALVAGASCVHACALGLGERVGNTQMDQMLVNLKLMGIAPWDDQDLTKLKAYCEAVSDATGVAIPVNYPVVGDDAFRTATGVHAAALIKAYKKKDVELANTVYSGVPSHVFGMEQIIDVGPMSGKSNVQFWLERRGYPATDELVERIYRRAKASDHTLTEAEILSCMQA; from the coding sequence ATGAATCATCCTGAACTCATCTACGACTGGAACACTCTCTACCCGAAGTCGATCCATCCGCCCGGCCCGGTCTTATTGAATGACGAGACCTTACGGGATGGACTGCAGTCGCCGTCCGTTCGCGATCCTTCGATCGAACAAAAAATTACGATTCTTCACCTGATGGAGGGGTTAGGGATCAACTCACTCGACCTCGGCCTGCCCGGTGCCGGTCCGCGCGCGGTGGAGCATGTCACTGCTCTTGCCCGGGAAATCGTCAGCCACAAGATGACGATCAAGGCGAATTGTGCCGCCCGCACTCACGAGAACGACATCCGGCCGATTGCCGAAATTGTTCAGAAGACCGGTTTGCCCATCGAGGCCGCGACCTTCATCGGATCCAGTCCGATCCGCCGCTATACCGAAGGTTGGACGGATGATTTTCTGCTTCAGACCACGGAAAAGGCCATCCGATACGCGGTGTCGCTTGGTCTTGAAGTCATGTACGTCACGGAAGACACGACCCGCTGCGATCCGCAGATGATCAAGCGGCTCTATTCGGCGGCGATTAACAACGGTGCGCGCGCCATCGTCCTCTGCGATACGGCGGGGCACGCCACTCCCATGGGCACTCTCGCGCTGGTGAAATTTGTCATGGAAGAAGTCGTCAAGCCGTCCGGCGAGAAAATTCGCGTGGACTGGCACGGCCACTGTGACCGCGGCCTGGCCACTGCGAATTCAATTGCCGCGCTGGTCGCCGGCGCGAGTTGCGTGCACGCGTGCGCGCTCGGCCTCGGCGAACGCGTCGGTAATACGCAAATGGATCAGATGCTGGTGAACTTGAAACTCATGGGCATTGCACCCTGGGACGATCAGGATCTGACCAAACTCAAAGCATATTGCGAAGCGGTTTCGGACGCGACCGGCGTTGCGATCCCAGTAAATTATCCCGTGGTCGGGGACGATGCGTTCCGCACTGCCACTGGCGTGCACGCCGCCGCGCTCATCAAGGCCTATAAGAAGAAGGATGTCGAACTTGCGAATACCGTCTATTCCGGCGTTCCTTCGCACGTCTTCGGGATGGAGCAAATCATCGACGTGGGTCCGATGAGCGGGAAATCAAATGTGCAGTTCTGGTTGGAGCGCCGGGGTTATCCCGCGACTGATGAACTGGTCGAACGTATCTACCGCCGCGCCAAGGCGAGCGACCACACGTTGACCGAAGCGGAAATTCTCTCGTGCATGCAGGCATGA
- a CDS encoding LacI family DNA-binding transcriptional regulator — protein MGSTDSKSPKQPPAANRPEPGRKRSRSTAVTIRDVAEKSGFSSATVSIVLNNAPLARYIPDTTKTRIQRAASQLGYRPNLFARSLRSQRSHTVGIMVSDMTDPYCTLVLRGMENSLYQSSFLPILTDVHNERSRFERYLEMLLDRRIEGLVVLANWLFLDINVLADIEKSKIPTAIVGCELKNDHISSLIVDNAQGARAALEHLISLGHRKIAFIRGPRQLSDTEPRWRGVRAVAREHDLSIDPKLIVDLPESRDPFSSFEDGFKLTEELLHRRRPFTALMAFDDMTAFGAIRALAKAGVRVPEQCSVIGFDDIAPAALYSPALTTVRQPMEAMGTAAAAIVVETINAGLEKKPVRAIHRKLVPDLIVRESTRSLK, from the coding sequence ATGGGGTCTACTGATTCGAAATCTCCCAAACAGCCACCCGCTGCCAATCGACCGGAGCCTGGCCGCAAGCGTTCGCGATCGACTGCAGTAACCATTCGCGATGTTGCCGAGAAGAGCGGATTTTCCTCCGCGACGGTTTCTATCGTCCTCAATAACGCGCCTCTCGCCCGGTATATTCCCGATACCACCAAGACGCGCATCCAGCGCGCTGCGTCCCAGCTTGGCTACCGTCCCAATCTGTTTGCGCGCTCGCTCCGCAGCCAGCGCAGCCACACCGTCGGGATCATGGTTTCCGACATGACCGATCCCTACTGCACGCTGGTCTTGCGCGGGATGGAAAACTCGCTCTATCAATCTTCGTTCCTCCCCATCCTTACAGATGTTCATAACGAGCGCAGCCGTTTTGAGCGTTATCTGGAAATGCTTTTGGATCGCCGCATCGAAGGCCTGGTGGTGCTCGCGAACTGGCTCTTTCTCGACATCAACGTGCTCGCCGACATCGAGAAAAGTAAGATCCCGACGGCGATTGTCGGATGCGAACTTAAGAACGACCATATCAGTTCGCTGATCGTGGACAACGCCCAGGGTGCTCGCGCCGCGCTTGAGCATCTTATTTCTCTCGGCCATCGCAAAATTGCTTTCATTCGCGGTCCGCGTCAACTATCCGATACCGAACCGCGCTGGCGAGGTGTACGTGCTGTTGCCCGTGAGCATGATCTCTCGATCGATCCCAAACTGATAGTCGATCTGCCCGAGTCGCGCGATCCTTTTTCCAGTTTCGAAGATGGCTTCAAACTGACTGAAGAATTGCTGCATCGTCGCCGTCCGTTCACCGCGCTGATGGCCTTCGATGACATGACCGCATTCGGTGCGATTCGAGCGCTGGCCAAAGCCGGCGTGCGTGTTCCGGAACAATGTTCCGTCATCGGCTTCGATGACATTGCTCCCGCCGCGCTCTATTCTCCTGCGCTCACTACCGTTCGCCAGCCGATGGAAGCGATGGGAACCGCCGCGGCAGCGATCGTGGTGGAGACAATTAACGCCGGTCTGGAAAAGAAACCCGTCCGTGCTATTCATCGAAAGCTCGTGCCCGACCTGATCGTGCGCGAGTCAACCCGTAGCCTGAAGTGA